The DNA region GAAATGCACAATAAGAAAACCAAAGAACTGTTAGTAAAATCTAGTACGGAGTGGTGCCTTTTAAATGCCCATACCTTAAAACCTACCCGCATATCCCAGGAAATTAAAGACGTGTTCCTGAAAATGTAAACTTTTGGAACGTTCCGTTTTCATAATTGGTGTAGAACCGTACCCTACATTTAAGCAAACTTATAGATGAAGCCATACCTAACCTTATTAGTGCTACTAGCCCTACTCTTCTCTATAAATTCCTGTAGAAAAGATTTTGATTATACTACCAGTAGTGGAAATCTAGAATTTTCCAAGGACACGGTTTTTTTAGATACGGTATTTGCAAATATTGGTAGCAGTACGTATAGCTTAAAGGTGTACAACCGCTCCAAAGATGATATCTCTATTCCCTTCATAGGACTGGAGCAAGGCGAAGCTAGTTCCTATAGATTGAATGTGGATGGATTGGCCGGAAAAACATTTACAAACATTCCACTCATGGCCAAGGACAGTCTTTATATTTTCATAGAGACCACAGTAACATTGGAAAATGAAGGCGCCAATCAGCTTTTATATACTGATGTTTTACAATTTGGCCAAGGTGCTACCAGTCAACAAATTCCACTGGTGACACTGGTGCAAGATGCTATTTTTCTTTATCCAAAAACTGCTTCTGGCGGACAAAAAGAAACCGTTGTTCTTGGGGTTGATGCTAACGGAGAGGATATGCTGTCTCCTGGTTTTGAGCTTAAAAACGATCAACTACAGTTCACTAATGAGAAACCCTACGTAATTTATGGATTTGCTGTAGTCCCTAAAGAAAAGACATTAAGCATTGATGCAGGTGCCAGAATATATTTACATGAAAATTCAGGAATTCTAGTTCAATCTGAAGCTAAGCTGAGTATTAACGGAACCCTAAGCACAGACCAAGAACTGCTCGAAAATGAAGTCATCTTTGAAGGAGATCGGTTAGAACCGGAATATGGAGATGTTTCCGGACAATGGGAAGGCATTAGGATAGCCTCTGGAAGCATTAATAATGCCATAGAACATCTTACACTAAAAAACGCAACAATCGGTATCTTTGCAGAAGGAGAACCATCCTTTTCTTCTACTACTTTGAATATTAAAAACTCCCAGATATACAATAGCTCTAAAATCAATCTATGGGGTAAAACAGCCGTTATTTCTGGTGAAAATCTCGTTTTAGGCAGTGCGGGAAATAGTTCTCTTTATTGTAATCTAGGCGGAAGTTATTCTTTTACACACACCACAATTGCCAATTATTGGAGAGAAAGTTACCGACCCAGTGCTGCGTTGACCATAAATAATTTTGAGCCAAACGGAGAGAACGGCTCCATGGGTATAGATTTAATAAAAGCTGATTTTAAAAATTGTATTATAGATGGCAATAGTGATTTTGAACTTTCTCATAGTTCTAATGGAATAAACAGATATAACTTTCTATTCAGTTCCTGTGCTATCACAGTAAACAAGGCAAATCTTTCCTCAGATTCACAAGTACTATACAGCTTTGAAGATGAAACCAAGTACACGTCCAATATGTTGAACCAACCTATAGAATTCGAAAACACTTCTCAAGAAAACTATAGACTAACTTCCTCCTCTACAGTTTTAGACATAGGAGATAAAACCTTTAGTAATACTGTTCCAGAAGATATTTTGGGCCAAGATAGAACGGATACGCCAGATCTTGGCGCTTATGAGTTTTCTGACACAAATTAAATACTGATTTCCTGGGACGGACTCTAATATGAATTGTATTTACGAATAGAAACTTCTATATTTTAAACAATTACGCTCTGGATACACCAAACAAGCACCAGATAGAACCCAAAATAGGTTTTTAAAAAAATCCTATAAAAAACCAATAAAAAGTAGTAATTTTCTTTCAAATTAACTAATAACCAATATTTTACGTATAAAAACCCCAATAATTGTGGGGAATATCTTTATACCTATGTGACTTACTGTCACTAATTTGCATCAAAATAATGTGTCTTGGAATATACTTATACCATAATAGATTCAGATGCGACCTCAAATTTGCAATTACAGCACTATTTGGAGGATTATGGTGATTTTACATGTGCCGGTCTTGCGCAAAACAGTACCGATGGCACTAATACAATTCTAAAATACAGTCCGGACGTTATTTTCATTAGTCTAAATGAAAGCGCTTACGAATATTTTCATATGGTTATGGAGCTCCATCAATATTTAGACGAGCTTCCTATTATTATAGGTATATCTAAAAGCAAGAAATACGCTTACGATGCAATAAAAAATGGATTCTTTGATTACTGGCTAAAACCCTATAATGAGTTTGATATAAGAAAATCCATTTTACGTCTTAAAAAGCAGGTACCCGCCAAAACAGAACCCCAAACATTGTGTTTAAAATCGTACCGTGACTTTCAATACATCAACACAGACGACATTCTTTACCTACAGGCAGATAACAATTCTACAGAATTCGTTATGAAAGACGGAACAATAAACAATGCCTACAAAACGTTAAAAACCTTCGAAAATCAGTTGCCAAAAAACTTTGTGAGAATACACCAGAGTTACATAGTAAACACGAACTTTATTTCTCGTATTAGTTATGGCAAATCATACTGCACCTTAAAACAGAATAAGATGCAACTACCATTCTCCAAATCGTACAGGGAAAATATAGACGGGCTCAAAAATTTATTGTCAAAAAACACAATTTCCTCTCTTAATTAATCCAATACTCTCAAAACCCAGCAGTTTACTCATAAAACTGGTTCGTTCACCATTACAATTTTAAAGCTGATTAAATTTATCGTAAACCACACTAGTTTAGCGGTGTAAGAAACAATCAATAACCCCCTAAACTAGTTTAATTATGAAAAAAGTAGCGACCATTTTAGCATTGATGATTATGTCATTTGGAATTGTCTCATGTGAAACAGAAACGGATTCAGCCTATGATGTAAACGTAGACTCTCCAACCGACGGCGACGATGTTGAAATTGACGAACGTGGTTCTTCTACAGATGGTGATGACGTTCCAACCGATACCCGAGACTCTTCTACCGATGGTGATGACGTGCCAACGGATACCCGAGATTCTTCTACCGATGGTGATGACGTGCCAACGGATACCCGAGACTCTTCTACAGATGGTGATGACGTTCCAACGGATACCCGAGACTCTTCTACCGACGGTGATGACGTGCCAACGGATACACGAGACTCTTCTACCGATGGTGATGACGTGCCAACCGACACTCGAGATTCTTAAAATAAAATCAAAATAGATTATATTAGCCTTAAATTAAGTTTTAAGGCTTTTTTTTTAACCAGGATTGTCCATATGATCTGTGTCAAACGTAAACTACTTCTAATCACTGTTCATCTAAGCTTTCTCTTGCTTACCACATCCTTTATATCTTGTCACAAGAAAGATCAAAATAATATTCACAAATCCATCGTTCAAGTCGATTCAGTTTTTGCTCTGATCGACAGCTCCAGCAATTCAGGTGTCTCAAAAGAGAAAAGTAAGCTGTATTTGGCTAAAGCCGAAAAAAAAACGGACGAGTTAGATAACGATTCAATAAAACTTAAGCTTTTTTCTAAAATTTCCCTCAAGTACTTAAACCTCAAAGATTCTGTCAACTTCTTAAGAACAAATCAAGAAACCGTTGAATTATCCAAATTATCAAATGATAGCATAACTCTTGCCGAAGCAAACTGGGATTTAGCTAGTTTCCATAGGTCAAAAGCACGTACTCATGAGGCATATTTATACTTTTCGGAAGCCCAAAAAATATACGAAGCCCTTCATATGGATTATGAATCTGCCCGTATGCTATACAACATGGCTGTTACCCAAGCAGACATTAAAGACTATACAGGTAGTGAAATTAACACCATACGGGCCATTGAAATTTTAAAACCACTAGAAGAGTACAAAAGGCTTTACTACTGTTATAATAATTTAGGCTCAATAACAAAAGAACTAAAAGATTTTGACAGGGCTCTTGATTACTATGCGACTGCTCTTGAATACCAAACCAAACTAGACTTTGAAAACAACTACGGTCTTAGCCTTAAGAACAATATTGGTGTTGTGTACCAGGAAAGAGGCAATTTTGAGGAATCCATTCCTTATTTTGAAGAAGTACTAAAAGACAAAAGCTTAAAATCAGAAAAACCTACTTTGTACGGTACTGCCCTAAATAATTTAACCTACAGTAAATTCAAAATAAACAACAGGGAAAACTTCTCGGACCAGTTTTCAGAAATAATTAAGCTTCAGGATAGCTTAGGGGAGATTAAAGATGTCTCACGCACCCATTTCTGCTTTGCCGAATATCACTTGAGTAAAAACGACACTTTAAACGCTATTTTTCAAGCAAAGAAAGCCTTGGGATATGCAAAAATATCAAGTAATAACGATCGCGTTCTAGAAAGCTACCAGCTTTTAGCCAAGTTAGAACCCTCAAAATCTAGTTATTATAATCAGCAATACATCTCTTTAAATGATAGCCTACATCATACCGAGAGACAGGTTAGGAATAAATTTGCACGAATTCGTTTTGAAACAGATGAATTTATTGCCGAAAATGAAGCGTTGGCTCGCGAAAAGCAACTGTGGACAGGTGTGGCGGTTTCCATATTATTATTAGGACTTATGTCATACGTAATTCTAGATCAGCGATCTAAAAATCAAAAACTCCGTTTTCAACAGCAACAACAGGCAGCTAACCAAGAGATTTTCAATTTAATGCTTACCCAAAAAGAAAAACTGGAAGAAGGAAAGAAAATAGAGCAAAAAAGAATATCAGAAGAACTTCATGATGGGGTTTTAGGAAAAATGCTAGGTGCACGTATGGTGCTTACGGGGCTCAATAAACGTTCGGGAGAAGAAGCTACAACCGAGAGAAAAAAAGCTATTGATGCCTTACAAGAAGTTGAAAAAGAGGTGCGTTCTATTTCCCATGAACTTAGTCACGCAGCTTACCAGAACATTCCAAATTTCATCCATTCAATTAGCGACCTATTGAATACGGTTAAAGCTACCGCGAATTTTGAATCTAAATTTGTATACAACGAAACCTTTGATTGGGATTCACTTAATGCAAATGTAAAAATTAACGTGTACCGTATGATTCAAGAAAGTTTACAAAATTGTGTTAAACATGCTGCATCTAAAAATGTAATTGTAGAACTTAGTAAAACCGATACTGGTTTTATGGTTAAGATTGTAGATGACGGAAAAGGCTTCAAAACAAGTTCCAGAAAAAAAGGGATTGGTCTTCGAAACATTTCATCTAGAATAGAAAAAATAAAAGGAACGTACACTATTGAGAGTGCTCGCGGTAAAGGTACCACCGTTACACTCAAAGTTCCATTAGAAATACAATCAACATGCGAAACCAGTTAACTTTATTGAAAATAAAGACTGACCAAGCAAACTATGGAGAATTTAGTTAGAATATTAGCTGTTGATGATCATGAGATGATTGTACTTGGCTACAAGTACACTATTGAAGGGTGTGATTTTAAGGATTACAAGGTTACTGTCAATATTGCGCCCAGCTATCTAGAAGGCAAAGCAGAAATAGAAAGTTCGGCCAGTCGCATGCCTTATGACATCATATTATTGGACATACAGATGTTCCCCGATAACGCCAAAGAAGAAAGAGGCGGTATTGATCTTGGTCTGTTGGCGAGAAAAATTTCTCCAACTTCCAAAGTTGTTTTCCTTTCCTCTTTTAGCGATAGTTACCATATTAACAACGTTTTAAAAACCGTTAACCCGGACGGGTATATGGTGAAGTCGGAAGTTGATGAAAAAACGCTTCAAGATATGGTAAAGACGGTAAAAGACAATCCACCGTACTATACCGCAGCCGCACTTCAGGCCATACGTAGAAAAATGGCAAACGAGGACCAGATAGACGAACGGGACAAAAAAATATTATATCAATTATCCATTGGTACTAAAACAAAAGATATCTCTTCTTTAGTTGCCGCATCTAGCACAACCGTGGAAAACCGAAAAAGACAGTTAAAAGTAATCTTCAATGTTGAAAATGGTAATGACTTTGCCTTAATTGAGGAAGCAAAAAAACGTGGCTTTATTTAAAGTTAACACATAAACCACTCAAAACAAGCGGTTTAAAAATCATCTTTTTTTCAGCACCTAGAAAATCCCCCGTTTTTATGGGGTTTTTCTTTATAGCTCAAACAAAACTGAAAACTATCTTTGGCTCAAAGTGTATAACTACGTCATATGCCACTATATCAAGATAGTTTTAGAAACAACCATTCTAATGGTTATTCGTCCGGTTCGCAGATAGAAGGGATGGAATCTTTTGCCAATAGTTTAGAAAAACTATTCTTTGCCGAGGTCACCATTCTTAATTGCACAAATTTAGATGCAAAAACCAATTTGGCCATTGAGTTAAATTGCAATATTTCTTTAGTTGAAATGCTATTTCATTTCAATAAAGGTACTTGGGGCAATTTTAAGCCGGGAAGAACCTCGTTCATAAAACTGCTTAACAATCTTGTTAACGAAAGTGGCTCTAATGTAGATATTGAAGAGTGTACTTTTTTCTTAAAAGACACAGCTATTATCATCAACAAAATTTACGATAACAGCATTCCGGAACAGCTAGATACTATCATAGCTGAAATATGCAAACATTATGTACATTTCAGCAAAGGATTATCAGAAACACCTTATGAAATCTACGTTCCTGTTTTTGAAGAAGAAAATAACGAGGAAAACGAAATACTCATACAAAATATAGAAGCTGACAATAATACCCAAAAAGATTATTTTCAGTATTGGGGTCTTTATTTTGAATCTGAAGATGATGCTGTCATCTATGATTTAAAGAGCTCTACCATAGAACACGGTGACCTATTTATGCTTAACCATTAGATGAAAACAAGTTTTTTGAGGTGTTTGACAGTAATATAAACTGCCCATTCCCCAAAATAATCAATCCCCCATTTGCTACTTAATACAATTAAGTAGTTGGGGGATGGGATTATATTAATTACTTACCGTAACTTTCTTGTTTACCACTAGGCATTAAAAAGCTCTCTGCCATTCATTAAAGCATTTACCTTTTTCTTAACCGCTTCAACTTTTGCCTCATCTTCAGCATTGGTAAGAACTTCATCTACCAACTCTACTATAGTATCCATATCCGCTTCTTTTAACCCTCTGGTTGTAATTGCAGCTGTCCCAAAACGAATACCAGAAGTTACAAATGGCGACTTATCATCAAAAGGAACCATGTTCTTGTTTGCCGTAATATCAGCCTGTACCAGAACCTTTTCTGCATCTTTACCTGTAATATCCTTATTTCTAAGGTCGATAAGCATCATGTGATTATCCGTTCCTCCAGAAATTATATTATACCCTTTAGCAACAAAAGCAGCGGCCATTGCAGCAGCATTTTTCTTCACCTGAATCATGTAATTCAAGAAATTATCAGAAAGAGCCTCTCCAAAAGCAATAGCTTTAGCAGCAATAATATGCTCTAAAGGACCACCTTGATTTCCCGGAAAAACTGCTAAATCCAATAAAGCGGACATCTTACGTAAATTTCCGTTCTTTAATTTAATTCCGAAAGGATTATCAAAATCTTCTCCCATTAGAATAAGACCACCACGTGGGCCTCTTAATGTTTTATGAGTAGTAGTTGTTACAATATGACAATGTGGAATTGGGTCATTTAAAATACCCTTTGCAATAAGACCCGCAGGGTGAGAAATATCCGCTAACAAGAGTGCTCCAACGCTATCCGCAATTGCTCTGAACTTCTCAAAATCAATATCTCGGGAGTATGCAGAAGCGCCGGCAATAATCATTTTTGGCTTTTCCCTTGTTGCTATTTCTTGAATAACATCATAGTCTAGCGTACCGGTTTCTTTATCTACACCATAAAAAACAGGATTGTACAATCTTCCTGAAAAGTTCACCGGAGAACCGTGGGTCAAATGTCCA from Zobellia alginiliquefaciens includes:
- the glyA gene encoding serine hydroxymethyltransferase yields the protein MQRDNQIFELIAEERERQISGIELIASENFTSPQVMEAAGSVLTNKYAEGYPGKRYYGGCEVVDKIEQLAIDRAKELFGAAYANVQPHSGSQANASVYHACLKPGDTILGFDLSHGGHLTHGSPVNFSGRLYNPVFYGVDKETGTLDYDVIQEIATREKPKMIIAGASAYSRDIDFEKFRAIADSVGALLLADISHPAGLIAKGILNDPIPHCHIVTTTTHKTLRGPRGGLILMGEDFDNPFGIKLKNGNLRKMSALLDLAVFPGNQGGPLEHIIAAKAIAFGEALSDNFLNYMIQVKKNAAAMAAAFVAKGYNIISGGTDNHMMLIDLRNKDITGKDAEKVLVQADITANKNMVPFDDKSPFVTSGIRFGTAAITTRGLKEADMDTIVELVDEVLTNAEDEAKVEAVKKKVNALMNGRELFNA
- a CDS encoding tetratricopeptide repeat-containing sensor histidine kinase, producing the protein MICVKRKLLLITVHLSFLLLTTSFISCHKKDQNNIHKSIVQVDSVFALIDSSSNSGVSKEKSKLYLAKAEKKTDELDNDSIKLKLFSKISLKYLNLKDSVNFLRTNQETVELSKLSNDSITLAEANWDLASFHRSKARTHEAYLYFSEAQKIYEALHMDYESARMLYNMAVTQADIKDYTGSEINTIRAIEILKPLEEYKRLYYCYNNLGSITKELKDFDRALDYYATALEYQTKLDFENNYGLSLKNNIGVVYQERGNFEESIPYFEEVLKDKSLKSEKPTLYGTALNNLTYSKFKINNRENFSDQFSEIIKLQDSLGEIKDVSRTHFCFAEYHLSKNDTLNAIFQAKKALGYAKISSNNDRVLESYQLLAKLEPSKSSYYNQQYISLNDSLHHTERQVRNKFARIRFETDEFIAENEALAREKQLWTGVAVSILLLGLMSYVILDQRSKNQKLRFQQQQQAANQEIFNLMLTQKEKLEEGKKIEQKRISEELHDGVLGKMLGARMVLTGLNKRSGEEATTERKKAIDALQEVEKEVRSISHELSHAAYQNIPNFIHSISDLLNTVKATANFESKFVYNETFDWDSLNANVKINVYRMIQESLQNCVKHAASKNVIVELSKTDTGFMVKIVDDGKGFKTSSRKKGIGLRNISSRIEKIKGTYTIESARGKGTTVTLKVPLEIQSTCETS
- a CDS encoding histidine kinase, with amino-acid sequence MENLVRILAVDDHEMIVLGYKYTIEGCDFKDYKVTVNIAPSYLEGKAEIESSASRMPYDIILLDIQMFPDNAKEERGGIDLGLLARKISPTSKVVFLSSFSDSYHINNVLKTVNPDGYMVKSEVDEKTLQDMVKTVKDNPPYYTAAALQAIRRKMANEDQIDERDKKILYQLSIGTKTKDISSLVAASSTTVENRKRQLKVIFNVENGNDFALIEEAKKRGFI
- a CDS encoding LytR/AlgR family response regulator transcription factor; protein product: MEYTYTIIDSDATSNLQLQHYLEDYGDFTCAGLAQNSTDGTNTILKYSPDVIFISLNESAYEYFHMVMELHQYLDELPIIIGISKSKKYAYDAIKNGFFDYWLKPYNEFDIRKSILRLKKQVPAKTEPQTLCLKSYRDFQYINTDDILYLQADNNSTEFVMKDGTINNAYKTLKTFENQLPKNFVRIHQSYIVNTNFISRISYGKSYCTLKQNKMQLPFSKSYRENIDGLKNLLSKNTISSLN